From Triticum aestivum cultivar Chinese Spring chromosome 7B, IWGSC CS RefSeq v2.1, whole genome shotgun sequence:
taagagagggacacttctctctattagctagctaataacaacctaaaattaacccccaaaacccctaaaccagccacttttttttaaaagaaaaacctcAGCTGCTGACACGTGGAAACCTTTTGctcccggttcatgtcaccaaccgggaccaaaggcccccttgcctgggctgctcgcagtggccacatggaggcccatctgtcccggttcgtgttagaaccgggactaaagggtggaggcattagtcacgaccctttagtcccggttcaagaatcgggactaaaggcccttacgaaccgggactgatgcctccttttctactagtgtaaggtCGATTAGGGTTTGTGTCATGTCCAGGAAGGCGAGGCGACGGCTATCTGAAGATGAAATAAAGTCATTCACTCATGCCCGTCTATCCCCCGCCTTGGCGGTGCATCTAACGCCGTTGAATGGCGTGTGGAGGTGCGTCTCCGACAGATCTTATGGGATTCAATCGGAGTTGGTCTCATGTGGATCTTCATGGATACAATCTTCGTTCATTTTAATTGTGTCTTCGTGTTGCATCCTTATGATCTATGCTTCTCTTCATCAGTGGGATTAATGTTTTGCTGCGTTGATCATTTGGGGTCTTAGTACGATGACTTCTTGACTggctactacaacaagttttgtccgGCTCCGGTGAGAAGGGGTCAGGCGATGATGGCACCGCGCGCCTTCGGCTTGCTCGAGAGCTTGTaatcgtcgctagatggtctactacctatatttatttattattatttttggtatTCCTTGTACTACCATGACAAATGATTAAGTTTTTCTAAAAATACCCGAGAGAGGGTCAGAGAATACCCTGAAGGGTACCCATTTGCACCCTGAAATATGTCACCCGGACCTGGTCCTCTCTAGCCGTTAGACGGATCGAATTTTGATTTAAAGCTTGTGGCATAGATGTGCCTTTTGTGTCTAAACCCATGATCATTTTTTTATCGGTGCGCCAGCTCGCCTTCCCCCCTCCAACAGCTCGTTGTCGTCCCCCACATTTACGAAGCCAAAAGCACGCCGCGGCGGTACCCCACACCGCGGACAACCGCAGCGAGACAAGGACCCGGGAACCCGAGACAGGAAGCGGATGGGGGAGAGGGACCAATCCTTGCCGACGCCACACTGCATCCCCCGCCCACTGCCTCGAGCAAGCATGGCATCGAGCACTCCTTTCTATATTAACTAGCCCCGGATAGATAGATAAGAGCGAGGCATGGGCCGTCGGGAATGGTGATCACCGCGGCCAGGTCGTGTCAGCCGAGAAGATAGCCGCGACGAGTGTTTTCCTAGCGGAGAGAGGGCCAAGAATGGCggcgctggccgccgccgccgcttttgccggcctcctcctcgcccttGCGCCCGTGGTCGGGGCCGATACCGACGCTGCCGGCGGTAATGCCGGCCGCCCTCTTGGTTTCTTGGTAGGCGTTCGTTGTGTGTCTGATGCTTGGTATGCTCTGGGTTCTTGCAGTTTCGGCTCTTGGGAACCTCTACACCTCCTGGAACAGCCCGGCCCAGCTCGTCGGTTggtcggcggccggcggcggcgaccccTGCGGCGCCGCCTGGATGGGCGTCTCCTGCTCGGGCTCCGCCATCACCTCAATGTAAGGGTCTCTCTCTTGTCCTAAATTGTTCACTGATGAAGAATTAAAGAGGGCAAAGCGATTTGCCACATTGTGGATTGATCCTTGGTCGCTGCATTCTGGTTGCATGAAAGGTTTGGGCATGGTAGCCTCTTGCAGGGAAATCTCTGTCAGAAGTTGCATCCTTTGAGGTATTTTGGACACTGGAAAAGTGTACAAACAGTATGCTGGGCAGAAAATATCTGTTTGATTTCTGGGACAAAAAGTTCTCCTTTTCCTTTCTTTTGCATGCATGCTGTGAAAAACAGAGATTTATGTAACCCTGCTCTGAACTGACTAGTTTTATTTGGCTAAGCTTTTGGTACCAAGCTTTGGAGAAACCTCTATGTATTTGTGATTTTCAATTCAAAGTTGCTGTAGACTATCGAAATGTCACTGACAGAAGATTTTGCATATTTGTGCCAATTTTATTTTCCCCTTTATTTTGCTCTTATCTGATTTTACCGTTGTTGCCATAAGAATTTCTCTGAAACGAAGTTAATCAGCACTGATATACCCTGCTTCCTTCCTATTTTGCAGCAACCTTTCTGGTATGGGATTGAATGGCACTCTTGGCTACCTACTGCCCAGTCTAGTGGCATTGACAACGATGTATGAGCTAACACCAGTAGTACAAATCTTCATTGCTCTATGTTTTCCTTAAAATTCATATAATTTTCATTCCTGTACTTGCAGGGACTTGAGTAACAACAGCTTGCATGATGTAATTCCGTATCAGCTGCCACCAAATCTTATCCATCTGTAATGCTTCTCACCTTGCACATCTTCATTACCATTTACAAGTAATTTGTTCTTGCTGTTTTACTCATAGCGATGATGCAGGAATTTGGCCAGAAATAATTTTTCCGGCAACATCCCATACTCTATATCCAACATCTTATCACTTGGCTACCTGTAAGTTGCTTACTACCGCAAATATGTGATTAAATTTGTGGCATTTTTTATGTGACATGGTCTAACTACAAATAACATCTGCATGCAGCAATGTCAGTCACAACTCTCTGTTCCAGGAAATCGGCGAACTATTTGGGGGCCTCAATTCGCTTTCTGTATTGTAAGGCCTGCTGAGACTTTTTATCTTCGTCTTTTTGGGTGCTATGAGCTACATCATTCACTAAATAAGGATAGGGGTGCCCAAACCGAAGCTATGAGCTATATAATTCtctttcttcatcttttttggttgCCGAAGCTGAATTTAATTACCCAGTTTTACCTGTGAAATGTGCGTTGAAATGATGATCATCGGCACTAAGCCGGGCCACTGCATAAATGTTCGCAGAGCATAAGGATTTTCCCCTTGTTACATGACTTCATCTTGTGCTTTCTAAAATTCTTTCAGGGATTTATCTTTCAACAACTTGTCAGGGAACCTCCCAGTTTCTTTTGTCTCTTTGTCAAATCTTTCTAGCCTGTAAGTACTAAATAGTCTTCAACTTGATCTTCTCGCTTTTGTGTTTCAGTTTCATGGTTTTGATAGTTCTTTACTTTCATCCCATTATGCAGCTATATGCAAAATAATCAACTATCGGGCACAGTCAATGTCCTCAGCAACCTAAGCCTTACTACACTGTAAGTGACTTCCCATTTGCCAACATAACTGCTAATATACCTTGCCTGCTTTTTCATCTGATGCGTTCGATAATTGCACCTTTAAACAGAAATATAGCAAACAACAACTTCAGTGGCTTGATACCTGGGGAACTCAGCTCGATTCCAGACTTGAGGTAGGCACTATAACATATTTTATTACACAAATCATAATTTTTAGATACTGATGGGTCAGTGCAATTGCAACCATAGCGCCGGAGGGAACTCATTTATCAATATGCCTGCATCTCCACCACCGATTATCATGCCACCGTCCGAGAGTCCACTTGCTCAGCCGGACCGTCCTCGAGTACCAACAACTTTTCCAAATGGCCCTGAGGATGAGATCCCTATCGACGAAGGTGACAAGAAGCAAGGCCGGCAAACAGGTCTGCTTGTAGGGTTGGCTGTTGGGTCAGTGGCTGCTGCTTCATGTATACTTTTtgcgttggtgttctgccttcacagTGTCCATAAAAGAAAGGATGGTGGTACCAGTGAACTGAAAGACTTTGTAGGTGCTCTTGCAGTAAACATAGACAGAGGTATGCTCCTATTTCTTCGCGCATGATAGTTTCTCGTTACCATTTGAAGTAAACCTAGGGATTTGTAGGTTCCCTTGCAGTAGGATTAGACCTGTTTGAGGTAAAGTGAATCAGATTTTGTTATTTGCTGTTTTCAAGATGTAAAAAAAAGAGGTAAAAATGAAACAGTTGCAGGAGGCTGAAATGTTCATTAACTTTAAATTACTAAATTCTGTCTGGTTGGTAATCCAAATCCTTACAACCATCTCggttctttttgtgtgtgtgtagaTTCTAACAACAACATCCATCTAGACTCTCCTGTCGCAGCTTCAGTGCTCCAGCGGCCCATTGGGACTCCTGAGAGGGCGTATGGTGTAAATAGTTCTCCAGCAAAGAAGATAAAGGTTCCTGGTGCGGCGACTTCTTATACTGTTGCGTCGCTCCAAGTTGCTACAAACAGCTTCTGTCAAGATACCCTACTCGGTGAAGGTTCGCTTGGTCGTGTTTACAGGGCTGATTTCCCCAATGGAAAGGTAAAAATTCATTTTTATAGTTAACAGTTACTTTTAGTACTTCACAATCATACAATTTTTCACATATTCAGCTCCCCTTTGGGTTTTGGaccatttttattttgtttcatCATACACTAGAACTGAACTATGCGCCCGGCAACAGGTACTTGCGGTGAAAAAGATAGACAGTGCTGCCCTTTCCTTGTATGAAGAGGATCATTTTCTTGAGGTTGTATCGAACATTTCTCGGCTTAGGCACCCGAACATCGTGTCGCTTACGGGCTATTGCGCTGATCATGGCCAAAGGCTTCTTGTATATGAGCACATCGGCAACGGAACACTACACGAAATGTTGCACTTCTCTGATGAGGCGAACAAGAGCCTTTCTTGGAACGCCCGTGTGAGGATTGCGCTAGGCACCGCTCGAGCTTTGGAGTATGTTGTCTCAGAGATCTACTGAATAATAGTGCCTTTCATTCTGCACTTTTCTGGTGAAGGGAACTTATAACAGTGTACTGCTAACCTTTGTTCAGGTACCTGCATGAGGTGTGCCTTCCCCCTGTTGTACATAGAAACCTCAAATCATCAAATATCCTGCTTGATGAAGAGTGCAGCCCACATCTGTCTGACTCTGGGCTTGCTGCCTTCTCACCAAACCCTGAGAGAGAGGTAAGTAACATGGTAGCAACATAGTACCAATGGATGTTTTTTTCAGAAGTTTCTTAATCATTTTTCATTGTTAGTTGGACTAAATCAGGTATCATTTTTTTATGTTTTGCCAGGTTTCAACTGAGGTGCTTGGTTCACTTGGATACAGTGCCCCAGAATTCGCCATGTCAGGAACACATACTGTAAAGAGTGACGTGTACAGTTTTGGAGTAGTGATGTTAGAGCTTCTTACGGGCCGTAAGCCGCTAGACAGGTACCATTTCTGACCTGGAAATATGTACTATTGCTGTACATTTGAACCAAAAAATCACCTTTTGTTCTCCTGTTGCAATTTGAACCATTGTGTTGTGCAGATCCTGGGAGAGGTCAGAGCAGTCCCTTGTCGGGTGGGCAATCCCGCAGCTTCACGACATCGATGCGCTCGCCAAGATGGTTGATCCAGCAATGGATGGGATGTACCCTGCGAAATCTCTCTCTCGTTTCGCCGACATAATCGCGTTGTCTGTCCAGGTACATCATTTTCTTTTCTCTCATGCTGCATAAGGCCATCAACATCTGTCCAGCTTGCAGCTAAAATATGAACATCATTCACTAGCAATCTGATCATTCACCCCTGTCAATCTCAAAGTAGATTATGTTGATAGGAAAAGTAGTGGCTATGTTGATATATGAACTGAATTATTCTCTTCAGAGAGGTAGAGTAAGATCATAAATTTTCTGTCTGCCCTTCTGTAGCCGGAACCAGAGTTCCGTCCGCCGATCTCCGAGGTCGTCCAGCAACTTGTGCGTCTGATGCAGAGGGCTAGCATGTTAAGGCGGCAATCGGGAGACGACCTAGGGTCTTCCTACCGTGCCCCGGAGCGCGAAGGAGGCGCGTGGGACGCCGTCTGAGGCCAAACCTCCTGCCAGCTATAAACCAGAGCTGTATCAGAACATATCATTCTGTGAGTATTAGTTTGTGTTCAGTTTTTACTTCATCTTCTGTCTGGTATTTCAGGAGCTTCAGCTTATCTGTTTGTACCAAATATGCTGGGAATTTTGTGAACGGCTTGTATAGATATAGGATTCTGTTCTGGTGATCAGTTGTAGataaaaaaggaaaggaaagtAAAGTGAGAGAAAAGGATTTGTGACAAGTTGAATGCTCACGCCTCTGTCAGACGGCGACCTGCGTGTGCCTTGCCAGTGTGGGAAGCCTCACTGATTCGCGGCGAAGCACACGTCGCTAGCTTGTCACGTCCTAACATATACTATCTTCTTTCAAACTAATTGCGTGCCATGTCAAACGTCTGAGCACATCATCTTTTGAATGCTCATATATTGGTGATGTTGAAggctcttttgttttctttcttttgttggGGGCTTGGGGGGGATCTTCGATGTGTTGCTCAACGTTTCGAATCCTGATACTATATGGTTTTTAAAACCGGACCGGACCAAACCCTTGACCTTAAGCCCACGCACGCTGAACGACCAATAACCAACTTTTTCGATAACCAATTAGGCTAGCAACACGTTGTGAATTATTAATGGATTATATCGAATATTATACGCTCTCATTTGATTTGGCCAATTTTTTAAAACAATAACTTCGACGTTTAGAATTTTTGCCGCGAATGAACTGATGAACTGACGGTCCAACCGATGAAAATTTAAACAAGAAGCCTCATCGGCTCGGTTTTCTAAGCTATGCATGATACCCCGCCCACCCTCTGTTCGCGAAAAACAAATTGTTCCACTGCGTCCACGGATGCACACAACCCAAATCATTCTTCATTTCTAATGTTGATCCAAATATTGGTCCTCTTTCTAACCGGAACCGGTATGTTTTGAATGTGTACTTGGTGAGTTATATATTTCTCTACCTAAAATTGGAGGTAACTTTTTAATGACTCACACCAGAAAATAATAATCAGATTTGATCGGGCACAACATGGTTGCTTTGGAAACTCAGATAGATCTTGATAACCAGCAAAGTTGAGTGACTAGTGGCACTGGTGGAGCTTGAGCATGGTTTTTTAGCCTCAATTAAAAAAAAAGAGCATGATGTCGGGAGGGGCCGGAACATTCTACTAGAATAGAGTTGAGAGGGCAAAGTTAGAGTAAATGTGTCATCCATGGCTAAAATGTGAATATCCAATCGGCTCCCGAGCTCATCTATACCCTGTGAACATTACATTCAAAAACAAGactagaaaagtaaaaaaaaatcaattttttttgtgAGAAAGATGCTTGAGTGCGTGATGTCCGTGCAGAGATTCAGCACATTCGGACATCTGACGAGCTCTCAGCAAAAAATACAAAATCAGGTCCGAACAGTGCAAAACAGTAAACTTTTTCACATACCTCAaatttatctttttttttcttaGAGCTCGTCAGATGTTCAAATGCGCTGAATTTTTGCACGGACATCACGCACTCAAGCATCTTTGAccatatttttttttgattttttaatttttttactattttttggtGAATTTACTGTTCACTCCCGGGCTCAAATTAGCCCGGGAGCCAAAATGCCCCGTCCGGCTAAAATGGTCTTATAATCTCTTAGTTTACCATGCTCGCTAGAAATCAGGCGTTGTGGACTCCCCAGATTGTCTTGCGTGCATGTCCCCTCTTATCAATCGACCATCTCCCTTTTCTCCTGCATTGGTCCAATCTGTATGTGCGTGTGTTATGTGTTCACTTTGGCCCTCAGCTAGTCACCACAGGTTTTCTTGCCTGGCCCATACGTCCATGTACATGCCCTCTTCCCGTTTCTTGCATATCTTTTCATAACCCTGCAGATCAAGGGGGAGGGGAAAAGTGTTGGTTGCATTGGTTGTGTTGTGTCCGTCGGTTGGTGCTCCTGCTTTGCGCGGTGTTACATACTACCGTTGAGCCTTGAGCTGTAATGCCGCACGATCTACCTTCCTACAGCATACGCTGCACAGGAAGACCGCCTGCACACCACGATGGCCACAACCAC
This genomic window contains:
- the LOC123159419 gene encoding protein STRUBBELIG-RECEPTOR FAMILY 8 isoform X2; its protein translation is MAALAAAAAFAGLLLALAPVVGADTDAAGVSALGNLYTSWNSPAQLVGWSAAGGGDPCGAAWMGVSCSGSAITSINLSGMGLNGTLGYLLPSLVALTTMDLSNNSLHDVIPYQLPPNLIHLNLARNNFSGNIPYSISNILSLGYLNVSHNSLFQEIGELFGGLNSLSVLDLSFNNLSGNLPVSFVSLSNLSSLYMQNNQLSGTVNVLSNLSLTTLNIANNNFSGLIPGELSSIPDLSAGGNSFINMPASPPPIIMPPSESPLAQPDRPRVPTTFPNGPEDEIPIDEGDKKQGRQTGLLVGLAVGSVAAASCILFALVFCLHSVHKRKDGGTSELKDFVGALAVNIDRDSPVAASVLQRPIGTPERAYGVNSSPAKKIKVPGAATSYTVASLQVATNSFCQDTLLGEGSLGRVYRADFPNGKVLAVKKIDSAALSLYEEDHFLEVVSNISRLRHPNIVSLTGYCADHGQRLLVYEHIGNGTLHEMLHFSDEANKSLSWNARVRIALGTARALEYLHEVCLPPVVHRNLKSSNILLDEECSPHLSDSGLAAFSPNPEREVSTEVLGSLGYSAPEFAMSGTHTVKSDVYSFGVVMLELLTGRKPLDRSWERSEQSLVGWAIPQLHDIDALAKMVDPAMDGMYPAKSLSRFADIIALSVQPEPEFRPPISEVVQQLVRLMQRASMLRRQSGDDLGSSYRAPEREGGAWDAV
- the LOC123159419 gene encoding protein STRUBBELIG-RECEPTOR FAMILY 8 isoform X1, with product MAALAAAAAFAGLLLALAPVVGADTDAAGVSALGNLYTSWNSPAQLVGWSAAGGGDPCGAAWMGVSCSGSAITSINLSGMGLNGTLGYLLPSLVALTTMDLSNNSLHDVIPYQLPPNLIHLNLARNNFSGNIPYSISNILSLGYLNVSHNSLFQEIGELFGGLNSLSVLDLSFNNLSGNLPVSFVSLSNLSSLYMQNNQLSGTVNVLSNLSLTTLNIANNNFSGLIPGELSSIPDLSAGGNSFINMPASPPPIIMPPSESPLAQPDRPRVPTTFPNGPEDEIPIDEGDKKQGRQTGLLVGLAVGSVAAASCILFALVFCLHSVHKRKDGGTSELKDFVGALAVNIDRDSNNNIHLDSPVAASVLQRPIGTPERAYGVNSSPAKKIKVPGAATSYTVASLQVATNSFCQDTLLGEGSLGRVYRADFPNGKVLAVKKIDSAALSLYEEDHFLEVVSNISRLRHPNIVSLTGYCADHGQRLLVYEHIGNGTLHEMLHFSDEANKSLSWNARVRIALGTARALEYLHEVCLPPVVHRNLKSSNILLDEECSPHLSDSGLAAFSPNPEREVSTEVLGSLGYSAPEFAMSGTHTVKSDVYSFGVVMLELLTGRKPLDRSWERSEQSLVGWAIPQLHDIDALAKMVDPAMDGMYPAKSLSRFADIIALSVQPEPEFRPPISEVVQQLVRLMQRASMLRRQSGDDLGSSYRAPEREGGAWDAV